Proteins encoded within one genomic window of Chloroflexaceae bacterium:
- the rpmG gene encoding 50S ribosomal protein L33 has product MASKKGNRIIIKLKSTESGHTYTTMKNRRNDPSRLELRKYDPIVRRHVIYRETK; this is encoded by the coding sequence ATGGCTTCGAAGAAAGGTAATCGCATTATTATCAAACTTAAGAGCACCGAGAGCGGCCACACCTACACGACGATGAAGAATCGCCGCAACGATCCGAGCCGTCTCGAGCTGCGCAAGTATGACCCGATCGTGCGCCGCCACGTGATCTATCGCGAGACCAAATAG